From one Triticum urartu cultivar G1812 chromosome 3, Tu2.1, whole genome shotgun sequence genomic stretch:
- the LOC125548004 gene encoding probable WRKY transcription factor 51 translates to MAASLGLTGHETSYPAHPAASSLYNFQAGDPFAAAAGGAAELSFPELVDAARPSDYSLLPAFGAAGGEAMNMYERSVVFPMTTSYYCDGAGMFDGDASARARGGGIGAMAGRPSGRIGFRTRSEVEVLDDGFRWRKYGKKAVKSSPNLRNYYRCSAEGCGVKKRVERDRDDPHYVLTTYDGVHNHVTPGSTPRASPAYSAPAAPAWTWSELHAAAAGAHSSESY, encoded by the coding sequence ATGGCAGCTTCGCTGGGACTTACCGGCCATGAGACCAGCTACCCGGCCCACCCGGCGGCCTCCTCCTTGTACAACTTCCAAGCCGGTGATCCCTTCGCGGCAGCGGCGGGCGGTGCCGCGGAGCTGAGCTTCCCGGAGCTCGTGGACGCCGCTCGGCCCTCCGACTACTCGCTGCTTCCGGCGTTCGGCGCCGCTGGAGGCGAGGCGATGAACATGTACGAGCGGAGTGTCGTCTTCCCTATGACGACCTCCTACTACTGCGACGGCGCCGGGATGTTCGACGGCGACGCTTCGGcgagggcgagaggaggagggaTCGGTGCTATGGCGGGGCGGCCGTCGGGGAGGATCGGGTTCCGGACTCGGTCGGAGGTGGAGGTGCTAGACGACGGGTTTCGGTGGAGGAAGTACGGCAAGAAGGCGGTGAAGAGCAGCCCCAACCTGCGCAACTACTACCGGTGCTCCGCCGAGGGGTGCGGGGTGAAGAAGCGGGTCGAGCGCGACCGCGACGACCCGCACTACGTCCTCACCACCTACGACGGCGTCCACAACCACGTCACCCCCGGCAGCACGCCGAGGGCGTCCCCGGCGTACTCGGCGCCGGCGGCACCCGCTTGGACCTGGAGCGAGCTgcatgcggcggcggcgggggctcACTCCTCGGAGTCCTACTGA